From the genome of Triticum aestivum cultivar Chinese Spring chromosome 3B, IWGSC CS RefSeq v2.1, whole genome shotgun sequence, one region includes:
- the LOC123070668 gene encoding serine/threonine-protein phosphatase 7 long form homolog — protein MSSRARGRARRGRGRGRGRCSVAEYEMDHHETSAPSSPSTTSDREDNVGFTPEQVHVACYAGPAEPSSSTLLNPKINHRSDAIFGDQALEQLKLRHHKPLKFHERYRPYLRDAGLLGLSQICQRMPQLDKALITALVERWRPETHSFHLASGEMTVTLQDVAMLFALPIDGRPVCSSTDHDYGQMVLDCLGHDPRGQSMPGKSFLHYKWLKKHFYELPEGADDHTVQRHVRAYILSLLCGVLFPDGTGRMSLIYLPLIADLSLVGTYSWGSAALAFLYRALCSAASSHNMKNIGGSLLLLQLWSWEHSHVGRPLARSSSVVETDIPQDLPPIGFRWVGARAQSENATRCLKQYRDELNLQRADQLKWEPYMLIESSSLPPLCTKDADLWITQAPLINFPIVEMYLPERVMRQFGLRQCIPPPFRPTLQTLHRISRRGRERENWEETHHEYIQEWEARRQRIFREAEQYDLSSYDEYLQWYSGATRRYLVPSTGDDAEAGLLSPPDDSDLQYKAKSPMIRKAVDKLHGMMKKAKTAMASTADTATQALVFQFLHGFEDVLSDLGEIKERDDPEAPPFDSATGSYGGSATGHHEPLLLLEAEQNIICDNQEGEYQEDEDLHTVEQATLGLEPMDEVNRCVDSLLLEVNENCDSASLAIENCEAADFDIPQHTEDVDQAGHTAEMEHGVQVVEPMSTCEENNGFDVVPSPPQDGADVKLEGDDVATAEHEDAEEENNSDCNGAPSSHP, from the exons ATGTCTTCAAGGGCAAGAGGACGTGCACGTCGTGGCCGGGGCCGGGGCCGTGGCAGATGTTCTGTGGCAGAATATGAAATGGATCATCATGAAACATCTGCGCCTTCTTCGCCGAGTACCACTTCTGATAGAGAGGACAATGTTGGTTTCACTCCCGAACAAGTCCATGTTGCTTGTTATGCAGGACCTGCGGAACCTTCTTCCAGTACACTACTCAATCCTAAGATTAACCACCGTTCGGATGCAATTTTTGGCGATCAG GCCCTGGAGCAGTTGAAGTTGCGTCACCACAAACCCTTGAAATTTCATGAGAGGTATCGTCCTTATTTGAGGGATGCTGGATTGCTTGGTCTCTCACAAATCTGCCAGAGAATGCCTCAATTGGACAAAGCCTTGATTACTGCTCTTGTTGAgcgttggaggccagagacccacagcTTTCACTTGGCTTCTGGGGAGATGACAGTTACACTTCAAGATGTTGCAATGTTGTTTGCTCTTCCTATTGACGGCCGCCCAGTTTGTTCTAGTACGGATCATGATTATGGGCAGATGGTCCTTGATTGTCTAGGCCATGATCCAAGAGGTCAATCAATGCCTGGAAAATCCTTCTTGCATTACAAATGGCTGAAGAAGCACTTCTATGAGTTACCAGAAGGGGCGGATGATCATACGGTACAGAGGCATGTTCGAGCATACATCCTGAGCCTTTTATGTGGAGTGCTCTTTCCAGACGGGACAGGAAGGATGAGTCTGATATATCTTCCATTGATTGCTGATCTTTCTCTTGTTGGAACATACAGCTGGGGCTCCGCAGCCCTCGCATTCCTCTACCGAGCTCTTTGCTCTGCTGCCTCCTCCCACAACATGAAGAACATAGGTGGTTCATTGCTTCTCTTGCAGCTTTGGAGTTGGGAGCACTCTCATGTTGGCAGGCCATTGGCTCGATCTTCCTCAGTCGTGGAGACAGACATCCCACAGGACTTGCCCCCAATTGGCTTCCGTTGGGTGGGTGCTCGCGCACAAAGTGAGAATGCTACTCGCTGTCTTAAGCAGTACAGGGATGAGCTAAATCTGCAGCGAGCAGATCAGTTGAAATGGGAACCATACATGCTCATCGAGTCCTCGAGCTTACCACCACTTTGTACAAAAGATGCTGACCTGTGGATTACTCAAGCACCATTAATAAATTTTCCTATTGTTGAGATGTATCTGCCTGAGCGAGTGATGCGGCAATTCGGGCTTCGTCAATGCATTCCACCACCTTTTCGACCTACCCTACAGACATTACATCGTATTAGTCGACGTGGTAGAGAGCGTGAAAATTGGGAAGAGACGCATCATGAGTATATTCAAGAATGGGAAGCACGGCGACAGCGCATATTTCGGGAGGCTGAGCAGTATGATTTGTCATCTTATGACGAGTATCTGCAGTGGTACTCTGGAGCTACACGGCGGTATCTTGTGCCATCGACCGGTGATGATGCTGAAGCAGGACTTTTATCCCCACCCGATGATTCTGATCTTCAGTACAAAGCCAAGTCTCCTATGATCCGTAAAGCG GTTGATAAGCTGCATGGTATGATGAAGAAGGCCAAGACAGCCATGGCATCCACGGCTGATACGGCCACACAAGCCTTAGTGTTTCAATTTCTGCATGGCTTTGAAGATGTCCTCAGTGATCTTGGTGAGATCAAGGAAAGGGATGACCCAGAGGCTCCACCTTTTGATTCAGCTACTGGCTCATATGGCGGCTCAGCTACTGGCCATCACGAGCCTCTACTTTTGCTTGAAGCTGAACAGAACATTATATGTGACAATCAAGAGGGTGAATACCAGGAAGATGAGGACCTTCACACAGTGGAGCAGGCTACGTTGGGCCTCGAACCTATGGACGAGGTAAACCGCTGTGTCGACAGTTTACTACTGGAAGTGAACGAAAACTGTGACTCAGCTTCATTGGCGATTGAGAACTGTGAGGCAGCAGACTTTGATATTCCACAGCACACTGAGGATGTTGATCAAGCTGGACACACTGCTGAAATGGAACATGGTGTACAGGTGGTGGAACCCATGTCCACATGTGAGGAAAACAATGGTTTTGATGTTGTGCCCTCTCCTCCACAAGACGGCGCCGATGTCAAACTTGAAGGTGATGATGTAGCGACGGCAGAACACGAAGACGCGGAGGAGGAAAACAACAGCGACTGTAATGGTGCCCCTTCCTCACACCCATAG
- the LOC123070667 gene encoding clathrin interactor EPSIN 1, with the protein MDGIMKVLDHTVREIKREVNLKVLKVPEIEQKVLDATNDEPWGPHGSDMADIARATKNIGECQIIMKVLWQRLGNTDANWRHLYKALAVAEYLLANGTERAAEEIIDNSSQIAKLTTFEFVEPGGKDVGLNVRKKAEAVLVIVDDREKLQQAREKAASTRDKYLGVSSTGMSSYKSSAASFGSGSYSSGSRYGSTAGSRGTASFKDRHTGTELSKNNNKPSYSSTRQRPKEATNKSANSSKLAKGGSKSLSNPRAAPGVPSSQKGKNEDDGDEFNPRGSSTSDFQSANAPLEAATSSGSHPQDNIDLFAGRPSFGGSATADMEFSVRGAPKKHIEQKTSSPAQPSASAFDPFNPSFATIFPSDTEFSVRGTPSKSKSSQGKPPAPENSSGTTFDPLAGIRVKSFNGSNSSGVWSSSKGSAVTEPTHGSPGATKSSDCSPSEELNFGAFTLHKESRTVSATKSMNESLAKQKQDSMPASKPAVKGETFRVKSSIWADSLSRGLIDLNIAAPNIVGPSDAGVVGRLSNGSEEKAPEAVPWYMEAATGTTEFPRSTGAGGESRIFQQQQQQHFGNFR; encoded by the exons ATGGATGGGATCATGAAGGTGCTCGATCACACCGTCCGGGAGAT AAAGCGAGAGGTCAATCTCAAGGTGCTCAAGGTGCCAGAGATCGAGCAGaag GTTCTTGACGCGACGAACGATGAGCCGTGGGGGCCTCACGGTTCAGACATGGCGGACATTGCACGGGCCACCAAGAATAT CGGCGAATGCCAAATAATTATGAAGGTGCTGTGGCAACGGTTGGGCAACACCGACGCGAATTGGCGTCACCTGTATAAG GCGCTGGCTGTGGCTGAGTATCTTCTGGCCAATGGCACTGAGCGCGCAGCTGAGGAAATCATCGACAACAGCTCACAGATTGCG AAACTCACCACATTCGAGTTTGTGGAGCCTGGTGGAAAAGATGTTGGGCTCAATGTGCGCAAGAAGGCTGAAGCTGTTCTGGTCATTGTGGATGACAGGGAAAAGCTTCAACAAGCCAGGGAGAAGGCTGCTTCTACGAGGGACAA GTACTTGGGGGTGTCATCAACTGGAATGTCATCATACAAATCAAGCGCAGCATCATTTGGCAGTGGCAGCTACTCCTCTGGTAGTCGCTATGGGAGCACAGCTGGTTCAAGGGGAACTGCCTCGTTCAAGGATAGACACACTGGCACAGAATTGAGCAAGAACAATAATAAGCCAAGTTACAGCAGCACTAGACAAAGGCCAAAAGAAGCTACTAATAAGAGTGCAAATAGCTCTAAATTAGCAAAGGGAGGCTCCAAATCATTGTCGAATCCACGTGCCGCACCTGGTGTTCCAAGTTCACAGAAAGGAAAAAATGAGGATGATGGCGACGAGTTCAATCCACGAGGATCTTCCACATCTG ATTTCCAGTCAGCCAATGCCCCATTAGAGGCAGCAACGTCAAGTGGTTCTCACCCTCAG GACAACATTGATCTATTTGCTGGCAGACCATCCTTTGGTGGCTCAGCTACTGCAGACATGGAGTTCTCAGTACGTGGTGCTCCCAAAAAGCATATAGAGCAAAAAACTTCTTCCCCTGCGCAGCCCTCTGCGTCTGCTTTTGATCCCTTCAACCCATCCTTTGCCACAATATTCCCTTCGGACACAGAGTTTTCAGTGCGTGGCACCCCAAGCAAATCCAAATCCTCACAAGGAAAGCCCCCCGCACCTGAAAATTCAAGTGGCACGACTTTCGACCCTTTGGCTGGAATTCGGGTGAAGAGTTTCAACGGATCAAACTCTTCTGGTGTATGGTCTTCAAGTAAAGGATCAGCTGTTACTGAACCAACACATGGTTCTCCTGGGGCCACCAAGAGTTCTGATTGCAGTCCTTCGGAGGAGTTGAATTTTGGGGCCTTTACGTTGCACAAGGAATCACGCACGGTAAGTGCCACCAAATCCATGAACGAGTCACTCGCAAAGCAGAAGCAGGACTCCATGCCAGCATCAAAACCAGCTGTGAAGGGAGAGACTTTTCGGGTCAAATCTAGCATTTGGGCTGACTCTTTGAGCCGTGGGTTGATTGATTTGAATATAGCTGCCC CAAACATTGTTGGTCCTTCAGATGCCGGGGTCGTTGGGCGGCTCAGCAACGGCTCTGAGGAGAAAGCCCCAGAAGCTGTTCCATGGTACATGGAGGCAGCAACAGGCACTACTGAGTTTCCACGCTCCACAGGAGCAGGTGGTGAAAGCCGCAttttccagcagcagcagcagcagcactttGGGAACTTCAGGTGA